The following proteins are co-located in the Larus michahellis chromosome 9, bLarMic1.1, whole genome shotgun sequence genome:
- the MCEE gene encoding methylmalonyl-CoA epimerase, mitochondrial: protein MAASLGRAAAGLLTRLQTSAPTIRTLSSSNSFSQNIPSCLWKLGRLNHVAIAVPDLEKAQSLYKDVLGAQVSETVALPEHGVYTVFVELGNTKLELLHPLGEKSPIASFLQKNKTGGMHHICIEVDDIKAAMTELKKKKIRILSEEPKIGAHGKPVIFLHPKDCHGVLVELEQA from the exons ATGGCGGCCTCCCTGGGGCGCGCGGCGGCCG GGCTTCTTACCAGATTGCAGACTTCAGCTCCCACTATACGAACTCTATCATCATCAAATTCCTTCTCTCAAAACATTCCAAGCTGTTTGTGGAAACTGGGCCGACTTAATCATGTAGCAATTGCAGTACCTGATTTGGAGAAAGCTCAGTCCTTATATAAAGATGTATTAGGAGCACAGGTGAGCGAGACTGTTGCTCTTCCTGAACATGGTGTCTACACTGTTTTTGTGGAGCTGGGAAATACCAAGCTGGAACTGCTACATCCTTTAGGAGAGAAAAGTCCCATTGCAAGCTTTCTGCAAAAAAACAAGACTGGAGGAATGCATCATATCTGCATTGAG gttGATGACATAAAAGCTGCTAtgacagaactgaagaaaaaaaagataagaatatTGAGTGAAGAGCCAAAAATAGGTGCACATGGCAAACCTGTGATTTTTCTTCACCCTAAAGATTGCCACGGAGTCCTTGTGGAACTTGAGCAAGCTTGA